In the genome of Actinomadura graeca, one region contains:
- the murJ gene encoding murein biosynthesis integral membrane protein MurJ, translated as MSPRVPSRVRRLTGGLAGAAVVIGAITILSRLAGFGRTYAFSQTVTTSCLSQAYFTSTQFPSIVYEIVAGGALASMVVPVLAGPAERGDREEVRRIGSALLTWIVAVMVPLSALMALAARPIMDLLVGGDLKGCERGQIVDVGGSMLAVMAPQMVMYGLAVVLYGLLQSHRRFVAPALAPLMSSLVVIGAYLVYAPLGDGHENDLAGLPLDAELTLSAGTALGGVAMAATAGVAAWRLRLGLRPTFRFPDGVARRVRRLALAGLATVAAQQLSALLVVRLSYEGTGGALANYQYAWAVYLLPWAILAVPIATSAFPLLSARTGAGERDRFDRITAATTRAVILVSCGGAAVLAAVALPVAAVFNPADPAQQDVLSRAVLAFAPGLVGYGLVAHLGRVLFACHRGRMGALAVVAGWLVVMAADVALVLSADRRWVVAALGLGNAAGMTVAGVLLLGTLVRARGAAAVRGVPRVLAAGLAGAAGGGAAGYAVAAALGTGGQARGAASGVLAAAAAAVVFTAIAFVIDGRDLRAVLSRKVARNA; from the coding sequence GTGTCCCCTCGCGTCCCCTCCCGCGTGCGCCGCCTCACCGGCGGCCTCGCCGGCGCGGCCGTCGTCATCGGGGCCATCACGATCCTGTCCAGGCTCGCCGGGTTCGGCCGCACCTACGCCTTCTCCCAGACGGTCACGACGTCCTGCCTCAGCCAGGCGTACTTCACCTCCACGCAGTTCCCCAGCATCGTCTACGAGATCGTCGCGGGCGGCGCCCTCGCCTCCATGGTCGTCCCGGTGCTGGCCGGGCCCGCCGAGCGCGGCGACCGCGAGGAGGTCCGCCGGATCGGCTCGGCGCTGCTGACCTGGATCGTCGCGGTGATGGTCCCGCTGTCGGCGCTGATGGCGCTGGCCGCACGCCCGATCATGGACCTGCTGGTGGGCGGCGACCTGAAGGGCTGCGAGCGCGGGCAGATCGTCGACGTCGGCGGGAGCATGCTCGCGGTCATGGCGCCGCAGATGGTGATGTACGGGCTGGCCGTCGTGCTGTACGGGCTGCTGCAGTCGCACCGCCGGTTCGTCGCCCCCGCGCTGGCGCCGCTGATGTCCAGCCTCGTCGTCATCGGCGCCTACCTGGTGTACGCGCCGCTCGGCGACGGCCACGAGAACGACCTGGCCGGGCTGCCGCTGGACGCCGAGCTGACCCTCTCGGCCGGGACGGCGCTCGGCGGCGTCGCCATGGCCGCCACGGCGGGCGTCGCGGCGTGGCGGCTGCGGCTCGGGCTGCGGCCCACGTTCCGCTTCCCCGACGGGGTGGCGCGCCGCGTGCGGCGGCTCGCGCTCGCCGGGCTCGCCACGGTCGCGGCTCAGCAGCTGTCGGCGCTGCTGGTGGTCCGGCTCAGCTACGAGGGGACGGGCGGCGCGCTCGCCAACTACCAGTACGCGTGGGCGGTCTACCTGCTGCCGTGGGCGATCCTGGCGGTGCCGATCGCGACCAGCGCGTTCCCGCTGCTGTCCGCGCGGACGGGCGCGGGGGAGCGGGACCGGTTCGACCGGATCACGGCCGCCACGACCCGCGCGGTGATCCTGGTGTCGTGCGGGGGCGCCGCCGTCCTCGCCGCGGTCGCGCTGCCCGTGGCGGCCGTGTTCAACCCCGCGGACCCGGCGCAGCAGGACGTCCTGTCGCGGGCCGTCCTGGCGTTCGCCCCCGGGCTGGTCGGCTACGGGCTCGTCGCCCACCTCGGGCGGGTCCTGTTCGCCTGCCACCGCGGACGGATGGGGGCACTCGCCGTGGTGGCGGGCTGGCTGGTCGTCATGGCCGCCGACGTCGCGCTGGTGCTGTCGGCGGACCGGCGGTGGGTGGTCGCCGCGCTCGGCCTCGGCAACGCCGCGGGCATGACCGTCGCGGGCGTGCTGCTGCTCGGCACGCTCGTCCGGGCCCGGGGCGCGGCCGCGGTGCGCGGGGTGCCGCGCGTCCTCGCCGCCGGGCTCGCGGGCGCCGCCGGGGGAGGCGCGGCCGGGTACGCGGTCGCCGCGGCCCTCGGCACCGGCGGCCAGGCGCGGGGCGCCGCCTCCGGTGTCCTCGCCGCCGCGGCCGCCGCCGTGGTGTTCACCGCCATCGCGTTCGTGATCGACGGCCGTGACCTGCGGGCCGTCCTCAGCCGGAAGGTCGCACGCAATGCCTGA
- the recN gene encoding DNA repair protein RecN: protein MVDEVRIQGLGVIDEAVLDLSPGFNVVTGETGAGKTMVVTSLGLLFGGRADPQRVRPGAKRATVEGRIVVDPGGRVVERVEEAGGELDEDALIVTRSVSAEGRSRAFLGGRSVPVSLLINLADDLVAVHGQSDQQRLLQSARQRAALDRYAGGALTKPMRAYTKAYQRHRQVGALLEELTTRARERAQEAEMLRFGLEEIEKVGPKDGEDTELAAEEERLGHADALRGAADSAHEALLGDPAAAFEAANVAGLLGTARNALDAVRDHDPDLAALADRLAEAGYLVSDVGTDLASYAESVDADPARLAAVQERRAEVTALTRKYGGADGTVTAVLEWARRSAARLTELEGDDERIEELRGEHAELAERLAAEAGELSAVRTRAAERFSGAVTEELTALAMPHARVHVTVARSQDYGPHGLDEVEVRLAPHPGSPPLPLHKGASGGELSRVMLAIEVVFAGADPVPTFVFDEVDAGVGGKAAVEIGRRLARLARNAQVIVVTHLPQVAAFADQHLLVEKSDDGTVTRSGVTALDREGRVRELSRMLAGLEDSELGRAHAEELLAMAAEER from the coding sequence ATGGTCGATGAGGTGCGGATCCAGGGCCTCGGCGTGATCGACGAGGCCGTGCTCGATCTGTCACCGGGTTTCAACGTCGTGACCGGGGAGACCGGCGCGGGCAAGACGATGGTGGTCACCAGCCTCGGGCTGCTGTTCGGCGGCCGCGCCGACCCGCAGCGCGTCCGGCCGGGCGCCAAGCGCGCCACCGTCGAGGGCCGCATCGTCGTCGACCCCGGCGGCCGGGTGGTGGAGCGCGTCGAGGAGGCCGGCGGCGAGCTGGACGAGGACGCGCTGATCGTCACCCGGTCGGTGTCGGCGGAGGGCCGCTCCCGCGCGTTCCTCGGCGGCCGGTCCGTCCCGGTGAGCCTGCTCATCAACCTCGCCGACGACCTGGTCGCCGTGCACGGGCAGTCCGACCAGCAGCGGCTCCTGCAGTCGGCGCGGCAGCGCGCCGCGCTCGACCGGTACGCCGGCGGCGCGCTGACCAAGCCGATGCGCGCCTACACCAAGGCGTACCAGCGGCACCGGCAGGTCGGCGCGCTGCTGGAGGAGCTGACCACCCGGGCGCGCGAGCGCGCCCAGGAGGCCGAGATGCTGCGCTTCGGCCTGGAGGAGATCGAGAAGGTCGGGCCCAAGGACGGCGAGGACACCGAGCTCGCCGCCGAGGAGGAGCGGCTCGGGCACGCCGACGCGCTGCGCGGCGCCGCCGACTCGGCGCACGAGGCGCTGCTCGGCGACCCCGCCGCCGCGTTCGAGGCCGCGAACGTCGCCGGCCTCCTCGGCACGGCCCGCAACGCCCTGGACGCCGTCCGCGACCACGACCCGGACCTCGCCGCCCTCGCCGACCGGCTCGCCGAGGCCGGCTACCTCGTCTCCGACGTCGGCACCGACCTGGCCTCCTACGCCGAGTCCGTGGACGCCGACCCGGCGCGGCTCGCCGCCGTCCAGGAGCGGCGCGCCGAGGTGACCGCGCTGACCCGCAAGTACGGCGGGGCGGACGGGACGGTCACCGCGGTGCTGGAGTGGGCGCGGCGCTCGGCGGCCCGCCTCACCGAGCTGGAGGGCGACGACGAGCGCATCGAGGAGCTGCGCGGCGAGCACGCCGAGCTGGCCGAGCGGCTCGCCGCCGAGGCCGGCGAGCTGAGCGCCGTCCGCACCCGCGCCGCCGAGCGGTTCTCCGGCGCCGTCACCGAGGAGCTGACCGCGCTCGCGATGCCGCACGCGCGCGTCCACGTCACCGTCGCCCGGTCGCAGGACTACGGGCCGCACGGCCTCGACGAGGTGGAGGTGCGGCTCGCCCCGCACCCCGGGTCGCCGCCGCTGCCCCTGCACAAGGGCGCCTCCGGCGGCGAGCTGTCGCGGGTCATGCTGGCGATCGAGGTGGTGTTCGCCGGCGCCGACCCGGTGCCCACCTTCGTGTTCGACGAGGTGGACGCGGGCGTCGGCGGCAAGGCGGCCGTCGAGATCGGGCGCCGGCTGGCACGGCTCGCCCGCAACGCCCAGGTGATCGTCGTCACGCACCTGCCGCAGGTCGCCGCGTTCGCCGACCAGCACCTGCTGGTGGAGAAGTCCGACGACGGCACCGTCACCCGCAGCGGCGTCACCGCCCTGGACCGCGAGGGCCGCGTCCGGGAGCTGTCCCGGATGCTCGCCGGGCTGGAGGACTCCGAGCTCGGCCGCGCCCACGCCGAGGAGCTGCTGGCCATGGCCGCCGAGGAACGCTGA
- the steA gene encoding putative cytokinetic ring protein SteA gives MALGRARDDGRTGVTAVARLDRRTKDLTKRLQPGEVAVIDHVDLDRVSAEALVSCGVGAVVNVAPSISGRYPNLGPQILIEAGIPLIDDVGPEIFGRLAEGDPVRIEESTVYRGEDVVAKGTAQSAETVETALTEAKAGLASQLEAFVANTMEYVKRERDLLIDGVGVPEVTTKLAGRHALIVVRGYHYREDIATLRPYIREYRPVLIGVDGGADALLEAGYRPDMIVGDMDSVSDDALTCGAEIVVHAYRDGRAPGLKRVHELGAEAVVFPATATSEDIAMLLADDKGATLIVAVGTHANMVEFLDKGRAGMASTFLTRLRVGSKLVDAKGVSRLYRSRISTWSLLFLVLGAFVAIVTAVAMSPAGDVISPLLADRWHAFVFWLTGLFT, from the coding sequence CTGGCGCTGGGCCGCGCCCGCGACGACGGCAGGACGGGCGTCACCGCCGTCGCCCGCCTCGACCGCCGCACCAAGGACCTCACCAAGCGGCTCCAGCCCGGCGAGGTCGCCGTGATCGACCACGTCGACCTCGACCGCGTCAGCGCCGAGGCGCTGGTGTCGTGCGGGGTGGGCGCCGTGGTGAACGTCGCGCCGAGCATCTCCGGCCGCTATCCCAACCTCGGCCCGCAGATCCTCATCGAGGCCGGCATCCCGCTCATCGACGACGTCGGGCCGGAGATCTTCGGCAGGCTCGCCGAGGGCGACCCGGTCCGGATCGAGGAGTCCACCGTCTACCGCGGCGAGGACGTCGTCGCCAAGGGCACCGCGCAGAGCGCCGAGACCGTCGAGACGGCGCTCACCGAGGCCAAGGCGGGCCTCGCCAGCCAGCTGGAGGCGTTCGTCGCCAACACGATGGAGTACGTCAAGCGCGAGCGCGACCTGCTCATCGACGGCGTCGGCGTCCCCGAGGTGACCACGAAACTCGCCGGGCGGCACGCGCTGATCGTGGTCCGCGGCTACCACTACCGCGAGGACATCGCCACCCTGCGGCCCTACATCCGCGAGTACCGCCCGGTGCTGATCGGGGTGGACGGCGGCGCCGACGCGCTGCTGGAGGCCGGCTACCGGCCCGACATGATCGTCGGTGACATGGACTCGGTCTCCGACGACGCGCTGACCTGCGGCGCCGAGATCGTCGTGCACGCCTACCGCGACGGGCGGGCGCCGGGCCTGAAGCGGGTGCACGAGCTCGGCGCCGAGGCGGTCGTGTTCCCCGCCACCGCCACCAGCGAGGACATCGCGATGCTCCTCGCCGACGACAAGGGCGCCACGCTCATCGTCGCGGTCGGCACCCACGCCAACATGGTGGAGTTCCTCGACAAGGGCCGCGCCGGCATGGCCAGCACGTTCCTCACCCGGCTGCGCGTCGGCAGCAAGCTCGTCGACGCCAAGGGCGTCAGCCGCCTCTACCGCAGCCGGATCTCCACCTGGTCGCTGCTGTTCCTCGTCCTCGGCGCGTTCGTCGCCATCGTCACCGCCGTCGCCATGTCACCGGCGGGGGACGTCATCAGTCCCCTGCTCGCCGACCGCTGGCACGCCTTCGTCTTCTGGCTGACCGGACTCTTCACGTGA
- a CDS encoding NAD kinase: MTTRSVLVVTHTGRPEAVRSAQLVIKRLSAAGIAVRVLENEAREIGCVGVDVMPGTAVAAEDAEVVMVLGGDGTLLRGADLTRGSRTPLLGVNLGHVGFLAEAERDDLAATVDRVVDRRYDVEERMTIDVTVRRNGSVMGTTWALNEASIEKAERERMLEVVAEIDGRPLSNWGCDGVVCATPTGSTAYAFSAGGPVVWPEVEALLVVPISAHSLFARPLVVSPRSVVAVEVLEGTSRAVLWCDGRRTLDLPPGARVEVRRGTEPVRLARLHLTPFTDRLVTKFGLPVTGWRGRVRQPSHPSPAADGEASGGQRG; this comes from the coding sequence ATGACTACAAGGTCGGTGCTGGTCGTGACGCACACCGGGCGCCCTGAGGCGGTCCGCAGCGCCCAGCTCGTGATCAAGCGGCTGAGCGCGGCGGGCATCGCCGTCCGCGTGCTGGAGAACGAGGCCCGCGAGATCGGCTGCGTGGGCGTGGACGTCATGCCCGGCACCGCCGTGGCCGCCGAGGACGCCGAGGTCGTCATGGTCCTCGGCGGGGACGGGACGCTGCTGCGCGGCGCGGACCTGACCCGCGGCTCGCGCACGCCCCTGCTCGGCGTCAACCTCGGGCACGTCGGGTTCCTCGCCGAGGCCGAGCGCGACGACCTCGCCGCGACCGTCGACCGCGTCGTCGACCGCCGCTACGACGTCGAGGAGCGGATGACGATCGACGTCACCGTCCGCCGCAACGGCTCGGTCATGGGCACCACGTGGGCGCTGAACGAGGCGAGCATCGAGAAGGCCGAACGGGAGCGGATGCTGGAGGTCGTCGCCGAGATCGACGGCCGCCCCCTGTCGAACTGGGGGTGCGACGGCGTCGTGTGCGCCACGCCCACCGGCTCCACCGCCTACGCCTTCTCCGCGGGAGGGCCCGTGGTGTGGCCGGAGGTCGAGGCGCTGCTGGTCGTCCCGATCAGCGCGCACTCGCTGTTCGCCCGCCCCCTGGTGGTGTCGCCGCGGTCGGTGGTCGCGGTCGAGGTGCTGGAGGGCACGTCCCGCGCCGTCCTGTGGTGCGACGGACGCCGCACGCTCGACCTGCCGCCGGGCGCGCGGGTGGAGGTCCGCCGCGGCACCGAGCCGGTGCGGCTCGCCCGCCTGCACCTCACCCCGTTCACCGACCGGCTCGTCACCAAGTTCGGGCTGCCCGTGACCGGGTGGCGGGGCCGCGTGCGGCAGCCGTCGCACCCCTCGCCCGCCGCGGACGGGGAGGCGTCGGGCGGGCAGAGGGGATAA
- a CDS encoding glycosyltransferase family 4 protein: MRVALVLGTSAGGVGRHVRSVAAGLAARGARVLVCGPASAEEAFGFADGGVRFAEVDLGDRPRPVRDAKAVARLRGLLRDADVVHAHGLRAGALAVAACARVAPGPLRFSRGGAPLVVTLHNALIGGGRTAAVHGALERAVARGATLVLGVSPDLEERMRLLGARSVAHALVPAPTPRAQPGPAARADVRAELGAGERPLIVTVGRLAEQKGLTTLLDAARGWAGRATPPLVALAGEGPLEDGLRARIEAEDLPVRLLGRRSDVPALLAAADVAVVPSVWEGQPLIVQEILRAGRPLVATRVGGIPGMVGAGVRPADGGGLLQGPESDAALLVPAGDAGALERAVSRVLDDPALAARLGSAAAQRAALLPGEDDAADQLAGLYLDLTAARGRRRGNPPGKAR; this comes from the coding sequence CTGCGCGTGGCGCTCGTCCTCGGGACGAGCGCCGGCGGCGTCGGGCGGCACGTGCGGTCCGTCGCCGCCGGGCTGGCGGCGCGCGGCGCGCGGGTGCTGGTCTGCGGGCCCGCCTCGGCCGAGGAGGCGTTCGGGTTCGCGGACGGCGGCGTCCGCTTCGCCGAGGTCGACCTCGGCGACCGCCCCCGTCCGGTGCGCGACGCGAAGGCGGTGGCGCGCCTGCGGGGCCTGCTCCGCGACGCCGACGTCGTGCACGCCCACGGGCTGCGCGCGGGGGCGCTCGCCGTCGCGGCGTGCGCGCGGGTCGCGCCCGGCCCGCTGCGCTTCTCGCGGGGCGGCGCGCCGCTGGTCGTGACGCTGCACAACGCCCTGATCGGCGGCGGGCGGACCGCCGCGGTGCACGGCGCGCTGGAACGCGCCGTGGCGCGCGGCGCGACCCTCGTCCTCGGCGTCTCACCGGATCTGGAGGAGCGGATGCGGCTCCTCGGCGCCCGGTCGGTGGCGCACGCGCTCGTCCCCGCGCCGACGCCCCGCGCGCAGCCCGGGCCCGCCGCCCGCGCCGACGTGCGCGCCGAGCTGGGCGCGGGGGAGCGGCCGCTGATCGTCACGGTCGGCCGCCTCGCCGAGCAGAAGGGCCTGACGACCCTGCTGGACGCGGCGCGCGGCTGGGCGGGCCGGGCCACGCCGCCGCTCGTCGCCCTGGCCGGTGAGGGGCCGCTGGAGGACGGGCTGCGCGCCCGGATCGAGGCCGAGGACCTGCCCGTCCGGCTGCTGGGGCGCCGCTCCGACGTCCCGGCCCTGCTCGCCGCCGCCGACGTGGCCGTGGTGCCGAGCGTGTGGGAGGGGCAGCCGCTGATCGTCCAGGAGATCCTGCGGGCGGGCCGGCCGCTGGTCGCCACCCGCGTGGGCGGGATCCCCGGCATGGTCGGCGCGGGCGTCCGGCCCGCGGACGGCGGCGGGCTTCTCCAGGGGCCCGAGAGCGACGCGGCGCTGCTGGTGCCCGCGGGCGACGCCGGGGCGCTCGAACGCGCCGTGAGCCGCGTCCTGGACGACCCGGCGCTCGCGGCTCGGCTCGGCTCGGCCGCCGCGCAGCGCGCCGCGCTGCTGCCAGGTGAGGACGACGCCGCCGACCAGCTCGCCGGGCTCTACCTGGACCTGACCGCCGCCCGAGGCCGGAGGCGGGGAAACCCCCCAGGAAAGGCCCGCTGA
- a CDS encoding copper transporter, with translation MIDFRYHLVSIVAIFLALALGIVLGSTTLSNSVSDTLRQQASSAAKTAQQARLDQRRIERQLRGEEQFAAGLAPQLVADRLKGQSLVLIETPGAGNDSIEQLSELAKNAGATVTGRVVVQKKLLDDDQRDTVDELASQLKGDGVEFPADADAYAKAGAVLAGALVTKDGAKTGREDASGGAVLNGFKQAGYVTTSGKPGQHATLAVMVAPSAAYAYDGGGEDNKALISLAAALDAADRGTVVGGPATSAQEGGLIAALRDSDAKDEVSTVDTVDTSSGQIVTILALQTEMGGKSGQYGTGAGVSGYLPSPAPTVGKNG, from the coding sequence GTGATCGATTTCCGCTACCACCTCGTCTCCATCGTCGCGATCTTCCTCGCGCTGGCGCTCGGCATCGTGCTGGGCTCCACCACCCTGTCGAACTCGGTGAGCGACACGCTCCGCCAGCAGGCCAGCTCCGCGGCCAAGACCGCGCAGCAGGCCCGCCTCGACCAGCGGCGCATCGAGCGGCAGCTGCGCGGCGAGGAGCAGTTCGCCGCGGGCCTGGCACCCCAGCTCGTCGCCGACCGGCTCAAGGGCCAGTCCCTGGTGCTGATCGAGACGCCCGGCGCCGGCAACGACAGCATCGAGCAGCTCAGCGAGCTGGCCAAGAACGCGGGCGCCACCGTGACCGGGCGCGTCGTCGTCCAGAAGAAGCTCCTGGACGACGACCAGCGCGACACCGTCGACGAGCTGGCGTCCCAGCTCAAGGGCGACGGCGTCGAGTTCCCCGCCGACGCGGACGCCTACGCGAAGGCCGGCGCGGTGCTCGCCGGCGCCCTCGTCACCAAGGACGGCGCTAAGACCGGGCGCGAGGACGCCTCCGGCGGCGCCGTCCTGAACGGCTTCAAGCAGGCCGGGTACGTCACCACCAGCGGCAAGCCGGGCCAGCACGCCACCCTCGCGGTGATGGTCGCGCCGTCGGCCGCCTACGCCTACGACGGCGGCGGCGAGGACAACAAGGCCCTGATCTCGCTGGCGGCCGCACTGGACGCCGCCGATCGCGGTACCGTCGTCGGTGGCCCGGCGACCTCCGCGCAGGAGGGCGGGCTGATCGCGGCGCTGCGCGACTCCGACGCCAAGGACGAGGTCTCCACGGTCGACACCGTGGACACCTCCTCCGGGCAGATCGTGACGATCCTGGCGCTGCAGACCGAGATGGGCGGCAAGTCCGGGCAGTACGGGACGGGCGCCGGCGTGAGCGGCTACCTGCCCTCGCCCGCGCCCACGGTGGGGAAGAACGGGTGA
- a CDS encoding TerC family protein: protein MSVSPWVWALTLAGILAVIATDLFLIHRGDTREFTTRRAAFWSAVYIGLAVAFGAGVWLFSGGEHAAQYFGGFVTEKSLSVDNLFVFMVILTRFAVPKHAQHTVLMAGIVIALVLRGLFIAVGAAAIATFTWVFFIFGAFLIWTAYGLVRGGDEDEFKENRLLRWATRVIPTAEEYDGNRFLVRRDGRRMVTPLMIVMIAIGTTDVLFALDSIPAIFGLTTEPYLVFTANAFALMGLVQLYFLLGGLTDRLVYLGHGLAFILGFIGVKLILHALHEYGVAWAPDVPIWLSLSVIAGTLVATTAASLAAGRRAPAGGRRRSPATRRPRRSRRARRRRSRRADTDDVGRRTARVPHRIRILF, encoded by the coding sequence TTGTCCGTCTCACCCTGGGTGTGGGCCCTGACCTTGGCCGGGATCCTCGCCGTCATCGCCACCGATCTCTTCCTCATCCACCGGGGCGACACGCGGGAGTTCACCACCCGCCGCGCGGCGTTCTGGTCGGCGGTCTACATCGGCCTCGCCGTCGCGTTCGGCGCGGGCGTCTGGCTCTTCTCCGGCGGCGAGCACGCCGCCCAGTACTTCGGCGGCTTCGTCACCGAGAAGAGCCTCAGCGTCGACAACCTCTTCGTGTTCATGGTGATCCTGACGCGGTTCGCCGTGCCCAAGCACGCCCAGCACACCGTCCTGATGGCGGGCATCGTCATCGCGCTGGTGCTGCGCGGGCTGTTCATCGCGGTGGGCGCCGCGGCCATCGCGACCTTCACCTGGGTGTTCTTCATCTTCGGCGCGTTCCTGATCTGGACGGCCTACGGGCTGGTGCGCGGCGGCGACGAGGACGAGTTCAAGGAGAACCGGCTGCTGCGGTGGGCCACGCGGGTCATCCCGACGGCGGAGGAGTACGACGGGAACCGCTTCCTCGTCCGGCGGGACGGCCGCCGGATGGTGACGCCGCTGATGATCGTGATGATCGCGATCGGGACCACCGACGTGCTGTTCGCCCTGGACTCCATCCCCGCGATCTTCGGGCTGACCACCGAGCCGTACCTGGTGTTCACCGCCAACGCGTTCGCGCTGATGGGCCTCGTCCAGCTGTACTTCCTGCTGGGCGGGCTCACCGACCGGCTCGTGTACCTCGGCCACGGGCTGGCGTTCATCCTCGGCTTCATCGGTGTCAAGCTGATCCTGCACGCGCTGCACGAGTACGGGGTCGCGTGGGCCCCCGACGTGCCGATCTGGCTGTCCCTGTCGGTGATCGCGGGGACCCTCGTCGCTACCACCGCCGCGAGCCTGGCCGCGGGCCGCCGCGCCCCCGCCGGGGGACGCCGGAGAAGCCCGGCGACGCGGAGGCCGAGGCGGTCGCGGAGGGCCCGGCGGCGCCGTAGTCGCCGCGCGGACACGGACGACGTGGGGAGAAGGACGGCGCGCGTCCCGCACAGAATCAGAATCCTGTTCTAG